GTGTAGATGTAATCGTCCTGAATGCTGTGGAGTGTATTTTCATTCCTCTTCTGCATAGGTTCAATATAATTTTCTGAGTAAAGCAAACAGCTGTGCACAATTGTGGAGATGAGATTCTATGCTAGTTATAGTGGATGAccttcagtttttgtttttgcCCAGGATTCTTACAAAATATAAACGAAGTGACAATGCAGCCTCACACTTTGaccttttaaaatttacttttaaaaatagaggTTATCTTTTATGCTGAAAATTATGCCTTTATCTCTTATAATCCCATAAGTCAGATATCACAGTCCCACTTCAATTATGCTAAACTCTTATGTTAATTTTAAATCATGTAACTTAATTCCTGGCAAAGCAGGCTGGTGATTTTCAAAATGTGGTTAATGAGGCAAAGTACAATCTAGATTCTGCTACTGAGATCATTTGAATCCCTTAGGTCGCTGAAGATGACTATGGAGAGGCTCTTCTTTACAAAAGTCTGGGTTAGATTCtcaaaaaatgaatttttaagtgCAGTTAGGGGCTATGAAATTTGAAGTTGAGCATACAAAGAAGTTAAATTACTTTCACTAGAGCCATAGAACAacagtgcagctaaaacaattACACCTCTGTGCACATATATGCTTTTAAGACCTTAACTAGTGTCCTCCCCTGTTAAATCACAAATGCAAACCATACCAGATTTTTAGAATGACAATCTAGGGACCTGATGTCCATGTCCATGGATGTATCCAAATCAATGTCATTTTCCCTATCATTTGCAGAAACCAAACATTTGCTAATAATTTCTTGCAAGCCCCTTCTTGACTCAAACAATAGCTTTATCTAAGACCAGCTAGTAGATGAAATCTTATGAGACTGTGTAGCTTTTTCAATTATAGCTGCCCCCCCAATCTGTCATTCTCTGATCAGAAAGGCAGAAAGTTTGCTACTCAAATGAGCTCAGTGTGAAGCTCAAGTTCTTCAGAGACTTTGTCATTTactaatattaatttatttttctgaataaaagtATTCATACCAAACTCATATATAAATTGGCCTCTATTCTTTATTAGCAAGTTGCATTTCTTTCCTCATGTGCTTTTTTGAAAATGCTAGTACCACTAGTGTGCCATTTTTTTGTCTCTAAATTAGCAATTAATTAACACGCATCCACAACAGACAAGACAAAGAAAATATATAGACACCCAAAGGTTGGtggacattttttaaaatttaaatttattacaTTCAATGGTCTTCCTATAAGGCAAGAGAGATTCACTCAGGATTTGAGGTTGAATTCAATACTTAAAAGAGTAGAGAATCTAGGGGTCAAACCAAGGTTAAATCTGAGGAAGTTTTCACATGAGTTAGAAGGTTGCATGGTACAAACCCAAAACTTTCAGGAGCTGTTCTTTGATGTCCTGATGCATAGTCACACTTGAGAGCAACAGCCATGGAAGTGCATggtcaaattaaataaaaaaaaaaatcctgagggGTAAAGACAAATGGGAACTCAGTAACACCATCCTGTATTAAAAGTGGGTGATTTTTGTTCACCTGAGGAGAAGCATGCGTGGAGGCAGTTAAAGCGTCAGATATCCCCTCCCTAACACGGCTGGTGCCTACACCTGTAGGTCCATCCAGGCACAGCAACAGCTCACACAAACAACTGTGTGCAGGTGTACCTGTCCAAGGCATCCTTGCAACCTCTCATTGGTGCTAGCACGTGCATCTCCCCACACCTCATGCTGATGgatggctttttccttctcctctttgcTCCATGGCCCCAGGGAACAGGATGGTTTAAGCTATGGGTGCTGCTAGCCACAGACAGCACAACCTCTGACTTGGGCTGCCCAGTGTGCTGTTACCTTTTCCCCTTGGAGTGGCTTGTCCTGCCACAAGGAGAGATGTGCAGAGCCTGTTTGTTTACACTCTGGCACCACAGAGACTGGaggtggctttttttcctcttctgaggAGAAAAATGAGGGAGAATCAAGCAGAGAGGATACCTAGGAAATGATCTGGCCTTTCAGTTGGGACCCACAATGACTCCTGGGGAAGGACTGAATCTGTACATTTGCCTGAGATGAAGGAAAAGACAACAATAATAGCACTAGTCGTGACCAGTGGTTGGGAACAGAGGAAAAGGATATTTTACTTGCATCACTTTCCCATCAGGATGTTTCCTCACTCTACAACTTGCTATATCAAGACACTGGAGCAAGATGCccctgatgccatgaagatttttgccttttcttttatacccgttatacctttttacaacttctgtattcctagtgctttttgcattcttggacttgtttgttaagctaagagactaaacattttagaagcttcatagctagagatctaaacattttagaagcttcatagctagagatcagtgtgccccagaccccaaggtcctctccagaacacattctgtaaactaagatagaaccatccaggggaaggctccttggggaggagggctcacttgagcctctcattggggaacctttgatagatatgctaattaataaaacctataatgttatacccagtgttggggagagagagagacagactcAGCAGGgtgatgcatatgacctggacgtgtacacctaaggatccttaaaataaataccaaggtaaaatcccttttccccttctaaccatgtatgactcttgattttaagaccaggaaaaggcatcaccccaaaccattccagaaaGTAAGGTGTAGGTGACATCTTTATTGTGGAAGGGCACAGAGATTTTTCCCTGTCCATTTTACGGATTTAGTCtagtggtggacttggtagTGTTAGGTgaatggttggactcggtgatctaAGAGGGTTTTTTCCATGATCATATGATTTTGCAGAGATTTCTCCCCCTCCTGGGACACACTGGCCACCCATTGGGCAAGACAGGTTGCAGGAATAACTGCATGTGTTGGTCAGGCAGCACTTgtgggaggagaggaaagggaagggtagaaggcaccttttccttttataACCAGGACTGTGGGATTCTGGACACATCTTCCTCTAGGACAAATCACCAGTGCACCTTACAGCACATAAAACTGCAGCACCCACCTCACTCCTGGGGCTTGGTGACTGCTGGCAAGGCAGGCAGGACAGCAAAACACAGGTGACTTCAGGAAGTTCTGGGAGCAGAACCAGTTTATAGTTTGGAAGGCAATGGGCACACACACCTTCTCTGCAGCAGATTTCTGGGATCTGGGCTGGTAATTGGATCCCAGCAGTATGAGAATGACCACAGCAGTTTCATTGCAGTTGCTTCTCAGTACAGACCTTAGAATATCCCAGACCTACCATGCTGAAACTTTGTCCATTTCACCAAAAATCAAGACTACCACGAATATTGGGACCACTGGACGCATGTATCACATGTAATGATGCATCCACTGTACattaaaatcttaattttgtTGAATGCAGCAGCTCTCTGAAAAGAGGGTCATACTTGTCAACTCCAGTGCATCAATCAAAATGAGATAGTGGACTGGTCCTTCCCAGGCTTACCCAAATTTACTCATCAATGGAGCTGCTGTGTTATTTTTAGTTTGATGCATTTGTATTCAAGAGCATCCTTCAATAAAAAAATCAGGTCTAAAATTGGCTTCAGTCTAATAGTAATCAAAAAACCAAGCCTTACAACTGAGAACACcataaacattttagaaaattAGCCCATGATTCTTTATTAATAAGTgacagaaagtaaaaatacattCAAAAGTTTTTCAAAACCAATTTCTAAAGCAAAGACACCAAAAAAAGGATCATGCCACTCTGAATGTTTTTTCTTAAACCATTAAAAGAACATTAGGTAAGCTAATGGAACAGCTAGCTGAGCTACTGCTTCCATGGTATAATCCATAATGGTAAAAGCCACTTTTCCAGGCATTTTAGTACAATTTATGCTGTTTacaggactttttttctttgcattctCCATAATTTAGTATCAATTGATATCACTCTAGCTTATAAAATCCCCACTGAGTCAAGACAACTCTACTTAGCAGTAACTTCGTttcctttcagggctaatatcaAAGTAGTTGTTTTGAATCCCAGAATGATAAATATCTAATAGGAGCTTGAAGCTATTCTGGTGCTATACAAGTGGTGATGTATAATTGAACATTAAGTAATCCAAGTGATAGAAGTCATAGGTCAGCTGTCTCTCCTCCTTAGACAATTCCTTTAAATATTGCCTCACTACTTCTGCACTTGTTCTCTCATCAGAGGAATGTCTGTCTTTGAATTTAGGAAACTTCAGATGGGCTGGAGCACCTACCAGCTGCAAAAAGTAATTGGCATCTTCTTCCAGGGTTTCAAACCTTCCTATAAAATCATAGTTGATAAGGCAGGGATAGCAGAGCTTACTGACTTGCTCCCAGTGAATGTCCATTCCTACTGGTCGATGGGAATCTAACAAATATTGGATAAACTCCTTGAACTTAACTCCTGATCCTGTTTTCAATGCTTCTTCATCTGCATTCTGTCTATACTTCTTAATTATTGCCTTCCCAAATACTGGATGGTAATAGCTGTTTGGATGTTCAAACTTATCCCTGAAGGCAGATACCAGTCTTTCCATAGGATCCCGTACAAATATAAACTTGGTGTACATGTTCAAGCGTGTATATATCCCTTTAAGGTCATAACTGTCCAGTTTTCTTAGATGCTTTCCATAGTGCACATCATCATGGGAGATGTTGTTTGCTGAAGCAGCGAGTCCACTGAGCACCATGAGGACCCTTTTCCAGTTGGAGCAGCCTGCTTTCGGCACTTCGCAGTACAGGACCTTGTGCCTGTCCTCCACATAAATTCTTGACACCAGGTGCACCAGGTGGGTTTGCAGCTTCTTTGTGCTGTTGTATGTCTTGCAGAAGTCCTGCAGGAAGGCCCTGCGCTTTTCCTGGGTGCTGTCTATGTCCTGCCACTCGTCACCCTTGATGAATGTCTTGTTTAATGGGTGGAGAGCAGGAGGTAGATACACCCCTCTGAACCAGCTGAGAGGGGACTCGCTCGTCTTCTGCTGCTGAGGCAGTCGGCTCCCTGAGGAGGCAGCCACCACACGGAAAGggtcagccctgccctgccagtgCCTGCTGCTTGAGACAGCCATCTCACGGCTACTGAAGCCCACAGGAGCGCTTCTCCTCCACGCTGCTTTCCTTGGCATCCCCGGAGGCTGGAGTGAGAAGTCCTGCAAACATGGAAAGGTTCAGAACTTAGAGTGCAGTGAcagtccagcccagcccactcatgctgcagcagcagcaaggatgGTGGGGTGTGCTCGTAACCAAGCCACATCTGGTTCTACAAAGTCCTTTTTCAACCACTTGATCAATACACCTAATTTAGGAACAAGCTGGGCTAATTACTGAAATACGTGTTTCTGAAGATTACCTGTTAGCACACAGTAGGTCTTCCTACAAAAATAAATAGCTCAAGTCACACCtcttaggaaataaaaaatggttCACGCAGGGGGGCTGATAGTCCTGGTAGGGGTGCCAGGTGCTTTTCTCTACTGAACACATTTTCCCCTGTGACAGCACTGGCACTGGTGGAGTTGCACGCTCATTCTCTGGACTGCACTGGCACAATCACAGTGACAGGTGTTGGATCTACTCCCACCACTGTGACTTGGAGCAGCCCTTGTCCCCCAGTGGTGGTAGGGGACAAACAAAGGGCTTTTAAACAGTTGACTTTAGTTGGTTTGAGCAGGGTGTAGTGACAGACAAAATTGTTTCTCCAAAAAGGTCCTACTCATGTCCACCTACAGAGAGATGATGGAAGTGGATGCACTGGACTGAATGCACATACAGGTGCCTGTGACACAGATGCCTGCACCTGAGCTGCTTTCACAGCTGATAAGGAAAATTAGATGCCTTTGGAGCCTATTCCATCTGACTTATTTAAACATCAACATTAATGATACCAACTAACTAAACATCAACTAGTGACCCTGCAAAGAATGTGAAAAGATGAGACTTTCCTCCCAAACATTTCTTTGTAAGTCCCCAGCCACTGTGCAATCCATGAactgcaggaacagcaaagcttgcATCTGTGTTTTGACACCAAATTATTCAGGGTCTTGTATCAGGTAAGCTGACTGAAGAGTTTCTTGCAGTTTGGGTATTTCTGCTCGCTCATTTCTGAGTGGGTTCTCATGTGTCTGCTAAGGCTTGTAGTTTTTTCTCCTGTTAGTAGGCAAACCTGCTGCATTGGGACACCTCCACAGCTGCTTATTTTCATTATACGTCTGGAGAGGGAAGATGCTGATCGACAGATTTTTAAACATCTTCTTACAAGTAACAAACAGACAAATGGTTAGATGGACAGACAAGCACAGACTGCCTGACTGCTTCCATAAGTCTAACTTTTTTGGAAATCTACATAAAAAGGCTTTTCTGCCATAAACTGATTAAACATTTACTGGAAAGTTGATTTGTGGACTGGCAAATCATAagtgtggatttgggggggatgggAAAGTTCATAGGCTGAATCAAATAAAGCTGTTAAAAATTCAGAGGAGTAATGTAAGAAATGGTAATGAATGGAACACATTGGTAATGAATTCCAGTTTGAAATAAAGCCTATGAAAAAACAAGCAGTTCCAAGAAAAGTTAGCATATGTTGCAGTGTAATAATTTCCcataacaaaaacaaacccagggGATCAGGCTTTTCTGTACTGCTGCAAGCCACTGACAAGCAGGTTTTTATTCACCACACTGATTTTTGTATTggtgaaaacaaataaaagaagaGAGTCATGCAGGACTTGTGTTTCTGGGAGAGAGAAGGCATGTTGGTGTTTTTAGAGATGCAAAAGGATACTTGAATTCATTTGATTTGATGTGGTCAAACCATATTtctaatataatttaaaaaaattatttctgtcaaatattttattctttaaaacaaatgaaacacACATGTCTAGAGATTTGTCCCTTCTGCCCTAGGGTGGAAATAATTCAGGAGCTAAGTCAGAAAGCAGTGCTAGTACTAAACCAGGGTATGACTATGAGCCTAATGGGAGTTTCAGCATCACAGTGAATGGCAAAGAGCCATTCTTACAACTGCTACTGCAGAACCACAGACttacaaataatttaaatgtttttacCTTAAAAGGGAAAATAGGAACTTAAAAaggtgaaatgaaaaatatgggATACTCAGAAACCAACTACACAATACAAGGCTCAACAGAAGCAGGAATAAAATTATAACAATGCTAAAGTAACTAAAGATTGTAATGTTGTCAGTGAGGCTCTGGGGAATTTGAAAATTTAGAAGACAGTCTCCAGTGATACATGACTGTACTGGTGTTCCCCAATGCAGAGAAAACTCAGGAGAGGGAAGTACCTCATGATTTCCTAAGGTATGTCAGCTGAATTTAGCAGTTTATTTCTGTGCAAAGAAGCTTAAACCATCTGAATTTCAAACTAAAGCCACTAAAATGAGCCCTACACTTCAGAGGAAAGTTCAGCCTTCTCAAGCTGTCCTGAACTAGTGGAAGATGCCCTTGTTCCACTAgaacaggagggaaaaggacAGACCGAAAGATGTGCGTGGTCTTGATTTTGTTCCATTTCAAAGAGTCTGCCTGGGATCTAGGACCAGCCTGAGGGGGTAACCCAAGATTGTACCAGAGGAGGATTGTATTTTAGTTGCAGAAACTGTGAATGCAACTGTAGGAATccctactgaaatattttttgtggaATTAAAATCTTCAGAGAAGGATGGACAGAACTATTCAGAGAAATCTCAATAACACCATAAAGGAACAACATATGCATAGCTGGAGTCAACTGAAAGGGGCTCTTTCCTAGTGAGATGAGGCAAAAGATGTAAGAATCTATTAGGAAAAAAGGcccaaacagaaagcaaaaggaaaaaaagtccccaaaccaaaaccaaaccaaaaaccctaCAAGCACACCCCTCCCTccataaaccaaacaaaaacccctaaacaaaaccccaaaaactctAGGGGAAAAAGCAGCAATACAGGAAGATCTGAGGACCAAGAAATTATCTAAATATGTAAAAGATTATAAGTTGCTTCTGTTTTCCATCTCCCCTTCTCTTTGAGACACTTATCCCACTATTGGCTAACATGTTTTTATAGTCTCCATGGGGGATATAGTCTCCATGCAGTGAATGCTGGCTGTAACTTGGTCTGGCTAAGAATGGGAGTGGATAGTGATATTTTCCAAAGGCATAAACGGCTGGTGCATTGTCATGGAGTTTtctagcttaaaaaaaattgaatgaatgaatgaatgaatgaatgaatgaatgagaaagagagaaagaaagagagagacagaaagagaggagggagagacaaaaagagagaaagagagagaaaagaaagaaagaaagaaaaagaagaaagaaagaaagaaagaaagaaagaaagaaagaaagaaagaaagaaagaaagaaagagaaaaagaaagaaagaaagaaagaaaaaaagaaaaagaaagaaaaagagagagatcaAACCTTTCTATACACTTGCCTGAGTAACTAGGTTAGTATCTAATACAGGTGAGATGAATGAAAAGATGAATCAAGCTTTATTTTCGGTGAGAAATGTTTAACTATAAAGTTTTCTTAGAAAACTTAAGAGAAATTGTTTAATAGATAGTGCCCTGTTCCTTAAGCAAAGCTGACTGCTATTCTGACATCTATCTGCATGAGAGAGCTGAAAGCCACACACTCTGAAAGGATTTAAATGTTTTATGACACCAGTCTTACATAAAGTGAGGCACCTTCTTTGGCTTCCTCTTGGTGCCAGTGATTTTTCAATGTTCATTTTATGACACTTTAAAGATCTGAATACCtctatatctttttttttttctcttttttcacagTGGGAACCAGTAAACAAAAAACTTGCAAAAGCAATAAACGCTTTTTGAAAAAACCCATGTCCATCATATCTACATTCCTAACATTCCTAATATTTCCATCCCACATGCTGCTGAGCACTGTTGTTTTGGAAAACACCTGAACATCCACCACCAACAGGCAGCATGCAGGTAATATCAGACACTAACTCTGGATCCAGATCTTCCCACGCAAACAGCCCTTACCACAGTCTTTGAGCCAAGTGTCCAAGGACAGGAATGTCCATTTATGGCTTTCCAAAGAGATGCTAAGTTTGGGAACCAGCTGCCTGACGTGGGAGATGAACTCCATGGTTACCTTGGAAAGATGTAAGGCTGTGCTTGAGACATGCTGACAACCTGTGCAGCAGGTGTGTACATTTTATCTGAGAATTAAAATCCAGTGAAGTGTTGCACCTTTGCCAGTAATTGTGCAGAGATCCCTGTCCTCCGTTTGCATGAACACATTTGAGAGGAAGCTAAGAATTGGCCATGAGCACAATTCAGAAGAGTATGCACATTGCCTCTGCTTCAGTTTAGATAGGCTGGAACTGAAGACAGATACGAAAATTAGTTTAAATTCGAGGAATAAATGGAATTTAATAGAATAGTTGTGTGGTGTTTGGCTACTCTTGAAGCTGTTGAAACAAAAGACGTTTTAGAGTCATTAATGagtacatggatttttttttttttggcttttttttttttttttttttttttttggcatttttattGCTGGAGATGCCCTGCTCCTCCCCATCCACAAAAGGATTTCTCCTCACCGTAAAAATAAGTAGCCAATACCTTCTTTTATACACATTGAAGCTGTCTTTTTCTTTAAGATCGCCACAAGCCACTGGGGTAGAAGAGATTGACTACTGCCAAGAATGGCTAAGACTCATCCAATTATGCTTTGTGGTGATTTTACAATGCATGGGAGGGATGTCATCTAGGCAGTTTGCAATTAGAGCAACTCACCATGCAAAAAGATAATGATGTATTGGAAAGGCTGATATTCCAGGGCTGATTTACAAAGATTTAACGGCCTGCAGTGCAGACAGTGCTGTGTTTCCTAAACGCCTTAGTGCTGGATATCCAATTTTACTAAcaagaataataaaattaaataagccCAACAGAAAATGTAGCACAAAGAAcagtaaaggaaagaaatattctgTCTTCTTGTGCTTTTCTCTGCTGCCAACTTACCTGTTTACCTAGGATGTCTCTGTAGAAAACTGACAAAGAGTCATTAGAGACAAAGTTCATTTTCCAGTTCACACTCTGACTCTGTAATGATCAGGCAGCACATGGAGATGAGTCTCTTAAGTTAGGTTTTTAGTTGAAGGCAGCCTGAATACTGGAGGGCTATAAAACAAACATCCTCTTACTTTGATGGTAGGTATCTGTGAGCCTTCTAAAACTTTTTCACATAatggctggatggggctctgagcaacctgatctagttcaAGATGtttctgctcattgcagggagATTGGAGTAAGTGACCTttgaaaggtcccttccaactcaaactgttcaatgattctgtgataattgGTCACACTTAGAAGAATCTCTTAATCAGAGGACCATGATTATGGCAGATAGCTCAGACTAGGTATGCAGTTTAAATATGAAGAAAAGTTTGCATGATTCCTGTTTTCAGCAAGCTAGTGAAGCCTGCATCTGTTGCTACCTCACTTTAGCTGTACAAACACGTGGAGCTGTACTTGTATGTGCAAGTTTTCTTAAGCCTGCCAAAAGGAGAGATTATCCTAACTTCTTTTGTGCTAGAAGACTATTTGGAAAACATAATTCAGAATGGCCAGACTCCTCTACTACTGAGCTTACATGTAAATATGCTAAGAACTCTCTGATATCATAGCAGCTGTTTAGTATAATGTTAGTGAGCTAAACAAACTCCCACAGGATCTCCCAATGGAGAGACTATCCAGGCTGGCCACAAGtgacagaaaatatttgctGATGAGGTGCTTCACCTTCTGTGCAGAGGAGATAAACCTCTTGATTCATCACTTGTGCTTGAAACAGCTACTCCAAAGATAATAGGCACCACTAACCCCTCACCTCCCAGTGGAGTCATGAATTTTTGGCTTATCTAATTTATTCAGGGCATATCACTGATGCTACATTCCTCAAAAGCCAGAGGCAAGACCTTACTGTCACAGAAACCACATTTTCCCATGAGATATGTATCCCTAAACCACATGTACTTGTACCAAGCATCTCAAAGATTACTAAACAagttgagggaaaaaaaaaagaagaaagaaataaaagagtatACAAAATACTCAGAACTTCCAGCAGAGACTAAGAGGGAGACTTCATAGTTTGTAGATGAATTACAGTTAGGTTCAAAGGAGATCCTTGTGAACTCTGAGCCAGACACAATATAGAATAACTGATcatagtaagaaaaaaaattactgcaggtaaattttaattaacagataccagtaattttaaaaactgcttttcAAAACACAACTTTGTGAATCAGTGACTATTGCCCCTAGAATCTGTTAGCAGAAAGTCCAGCATCTCATTGCATGGTGACTTGGAGTCATGGCAAGAATACAGACCAAGAGAGTGAAGAAGGAACGggcagagggaaagagagttgttttttctttttttatggtGTGACCAAGTGTCAGTGATTGGTGTGGAAAAATTCGAATGGAGAGTACCAATCCAGAGATGGTTTTGGAGGAGAACAACCCAGGCCCACAAGCAGTGGAGAAAGTGGAGAGGCCCAGTGGGGTAAGACAAA
This genomic interval from Aphelocoma coerulescens isolate FSJ_1873_10779 chromosome 2, UR_Acoe_1.0, whole genome shotgun sequence contains the following:
- the CHST9 gene encoding carbohydrate sulfotransferase 9 isoform X1, producing MNLRQVFVSVLLFGVAGLLLFMYLQAWIEGQHTESGKKLQQETINQDFSLQPPGMPRKAAWRRSAPVGFSSREMAVSSSRHWQGRADPFRVVAASSGSRLPQQQKTSESPLSWFRGVYLPPALHPLNKTFIKGDEWQDIDSTQEKRRAFLQDFCKTYNSTKKLQTHLVHLVSRIYVEDRHKVLYCEVPKAGCSNWKRVLMVLSGLAASANNISHDDVHYGKHLRKLDSYDLKGIYTRLNMYTKFIFVRDPMERLVSAFRDKFEHPNSYYHPVFGKAIIKKYRQNADEEALKTGSGVKFKEFIQYLLDSHRPVGMDIHWEQVSKLCYPCLINYDFIGRFETLEEDANYFLQLVGAPAHLKFPKFKDRHSSDERTSAEVVRQYLKELSKEERQLTYDFYHLDYLMFNYTSPLV
- the CHST9 gene encoding carbohydrate sulfotransferase 9 isoform X2, which translates into the protein MRQRAESGKKLQQETINQDFSLQPPGMPRKAAWRRSAPVGFSSREMAVSSSRHWQGRADPFRVVAASSGSRLPQQQKTSESPLSWFRGVYLPPALHPLNKTFIKGDEWQDIDSTQEKRRAFLQDFCKTYNSTKKLQTHLVHLVSRIYVEDRHKVLYCEVPKAGCSNWKRVLMVLSGLAASANNISHDDVHYGKHLRKLDSYDLKGIYTRLNMYTKFIFVRDPMERLVSAFRDKFEHPNSYYHPVFGKAIIKKYRQNADEEALKTGSGVKFKEFIQYLLDSHRPVGMDIHWEQVSKLCYPCLINYDFIGRFETLEEDANYFLQLVGAPAHLKFPKFKDRHSSDERTSAEVVRQYLKELSKEERQLTYDFYHLDYLMFNYTSPLV